The following is a genomic window from Sutcliffiella horikoshii.
TACTATAAGGTTATCAATAAATGTTATTGAATGGTTAGTGGATCAGCTGCTAGAATGGCTCGTGAGCTATTTCCTTTTTTGGCGTATACTGCTACACGGTAAGTACCTGCTGGAAGTTCTGTTCCATCAATTAACTTTCCATCCCAGTCATGGTAGTTGTACCCCTTACCAAGGTCAGAAGCAGTTAAAGCAGTTCCAATCTCTACACTCATATCTGCTGAAAATACCCAAACTTCCAATTCTTCCGCTCCACCAGGAAGGTAAGAGTAGAATTCAAATTTGTTATCTCCCATTGGAGTAAATCCAAAGTGAGTAACACGAGGGTAGTCCGGCTCGCCTATAAATAGAATAGTAGGAACTTGGATTTCCGTGTCTCCTTCTGTTACCACTAAGTGGCCTTCATAGTAACCAGGCTCAAGCTTAGAAGCATCTACTTGTACGTTCACATTTACCTTTTGTGTTTTTCCAGGGTTTACTTTCAAGTTCTTGCTTGTCGTTACCTTCACATGTTTTCCTACTTCATTTTTGAAAGAGAATTCCATGTTGTATTTTTTTGTTTTGTTTGAAAGGTTTTGAATCTCGAATTTTTGTTTTTCTACTTGCTTGCCTTTCTTCTTATCAAATACACCGAAAGAGTAGCTGCCAGGGTTCACAAGTGTTTCTGCTTGTAATGCATCAACCACACGTATGCTTCCCGCCCCTTGAGAGTTATGGGCATATTCTTTATCAGTTACCGGATCAATCAATTTTTCTGCCGTGTTCATAAGTGCAGATTTCACTTCGTACACGCCCCACTCAGGGTTCGCTTGTAGGATTACCGCTGCTGCTCCTGCTACGTGCGGAGATGCCATGCTTGTACCCTGTTTTGCACCGTAACCGTGTGGATTAGCAGGGTCAAAAGTAGGTACTGTACTCACAATGTTTACACCAGGTGCAGAAACGTCTGGCTTGATCATCCAAGTGTCTACTACTGGACCTCGGGAAGAGAATCCTGCCATAGTTTCGCCGACTCTTTCTGAAAATGCAATATCAAAGCTTACTGTTACATCATCTACTTTTGCTAATAATGCCTGTCCATCTGCTTGATTCAACATAATAGTCGGTACAGCCATACCAGGAATTAATGGCATGTCTCCAGCTACGTTATTATAAAGAACCGCTCCAACAGCTCCTGCTTTCTTAGCTTCCGTTGCTTTATCAACAAATGCGATACCAGCTCCGCGGCTGATTAAAGCAACTTTCCCTGTTAAATCTTTTCCAGCGAAATCAGCAGGTGCCCCAAATCCAACATCTACTAATTCAAAGTCTTGATCATTCAGTTCAAGTAATGCTTCCTCAGATGGGAATCCTTGTACCGCAGAAGATTCATAAGATACACCGTCAGAAGTTGTTGTTGTTGCTGTAAATACGTTGTAAGGAAGCTGAGTAGCTCCTACAGAAATTGCTTCACGGGAAGTTCCCGGAGAACCAACTGTCCAGTTGTTTGGACCAGCGTTACCATTTGAAGTTACTGCTACTACTCCTTCAGCCATCGCTTGATCAAGAGCAATGGAAGTTGCCCAGTCAGGAGCGTTTAGTGAGTTTCCTAAAGATAAGTTCATTACATCAGCACCATCAAGAACTGCGCGCTCAATAGCTGCTACTACGTTTTCAGTGGACCCGCTTCCGCCAGGACCAAGAACACGGTATGCAAGTAATGTAGCGTCTGGAGCTACACCTTTAATTTGACCATTTGCTGCCACTGTTCCAGCAACATGGGAACCATGTGTTGTAGCCGCTCCACGAGGGTCACCTGTAGGCGTTTCTTGTGGATCTGCATCGTTATCAACAAAATCCCATCCTAAGTACTCACCGAAGTTTGGTGCCAAATCAGGATGTGTGTAATCTACACCAGTATCAATGACTGCTACTGTTACACCTTCACCTGTAAATCCAAGGTCCCAAGCTTCGTTAGAACCGATGAATGGCGCGGAATCAACCATTGCCGGGCTGAATTCCTCTTCGGAAACAACCTCAGTAGTTGTGTATTCCACGTTCGGATATACCGCTTTTACACCAGGAGTCGCTAATAGACTAGGAATCTCGTTTGCTGGAATCTCAAGGGAGAAACCGGAGAATACATGGTCATACTCACGCTCTACTTTGTTTTTGGAAGTACGTGCTGCCACTTCCTTCTTTACTTTATCACGAGCACTTTTCAGATTCTGCTTAGACTGCTTTTTCCCTTTGTGCTTTGCTTCAACGATTGATTCTTCCTTTAATTCGACAATAACTTTAACTGCTTTCGAGGATGATAAATCAAAATCTCCTTGTAAAGTTGCTAACTCAAGGTTTTCATTCCCTGTGTTAGCAGAAACGCCATTTGTAGTAAAAGTACTGAAAACAAGTACCAGTACTAGCAAAGGCATGAATGCTGCGACTAATTTCTGCTTCAAATCATCCCACTCCCCTTTTATTGTATCTTACGTCTTATGTAAAAAATTCTAGACAAATACTTAAGTACCAATTACTTACGTTTGTCCAAAATCTTTACAAACCAAATTATATTTCAAAAATTTAAATTTTCAATATCCTTTAACGTATTAAACGAACAATTCCGACAATTCAGTTATAAAGAACCGACAAAATCCCACAAATACCCAACAAAAACACGCTGAATAGACTACTTTACACTCCAGAAAAATAGGTAATTAAGAACATAAAAAAGAACCCTCCATTATTTAGGAGAGTTCCGTTTGTTTTTATTTATGCTGTGCCAACCATTCAGCTAATACCGTTGCATCTTCTTCTGGCACAAGACCGGCCGGCATGTTTCCTTGACCGTTGTTGATGATGCTTTCAATTTCTTCTTGACTGTATTTGCTTCCTACTTTTTGTAGGTTTGGACCACTTGCGCCCTCCATGTTGTTACCATGACAGCCAATACAGCTTTGATACAATTGCTGCGCTTCTTCATTTTCCACCATAGTGAATTCGCCACCGCCGGATGTTTCCTGCTCTTCGTCACCGCCGCCACATGCTGCAAGCGTTAATAAAGAAGATCCGAGAACAAAAGCCATAAAATACTTTTTCATAGGTAGGTCCCCCAATTTTGAGATGTAATAATTACCAAGATTGTTTTTATTATATCCTATTTACTCTCTTTTAAAACCCTCACCTAACACTTCAGATGCGTTAGTTACGACCACAAATGCAGAAGGGTCAATGGTCCGGACTACTTGTTTCAATTTTGTGAATTCCGTCTGATCGACCACACACATCAGAACAGGCAATTCATTTTCCGTGTAGCCCCCGTAAGCAGCAAGCTTCGTTACTCCACGGTCGATTTTTGTAAGGATGGCACCCTTGACTTCCTCTTCCTTCTTGGTAATGATGATGGCCATCTTGGAATACCCTAGGCCCACTTGTACGAAGTCAATGGTTTTGGAGGTGACGAATAGCCCAATGAGGGCGTACATTCCAAGCTCCAAATCAAATACTACTGCGGCCGAGATAACAATTAGCCCGTCAATCATCGCGACACATGCCCCAAGCGTCAGCCCCGTATATTTATGGATGATTTGTGCAGCAAGGTCTGTTCCACCTGTTGAGGCGCGACCACGGAAAACCAGCCCGAGGCCAAGTCCGACACCAATTCCTCCAAACAATGATCCAAGCAACGGATCCTGTGTTGCCGGAGTAACATTACTCGTCCAAAGCACAATTAAAGGCAGTGTAATCGTGCCGACTAATGTCTTTAAACCGAACTGCTTTCCAAGTAGAATCACCCCTGCTAAAAAGAGCGGAATGTTAAAGCATAATTGCACGATACCTGGCTCCCAGTCCAAGAGCGCTTTCAGTATGGTACTGATTCCACTTACCCCACCGGAAGCAACCTGGTTCGGCAGTAAGAACAGGTTAAACGCCAGTGCCACAATCGCAGACCCCAACACCACATATGTATATTCTTTCACCCGTTGATACACGGGATTCACTTGATACCCATTTCTATTTTTACGACTCAAATTTAAGCCCCCCAGAATCTTTCTAAAATACACACAACGAGCAAGAGTATAGCATGCGATTATAAGGGTGTAAATGGCATTGGTATAACGTGGTAAAGCGTTAATGGAAGTCTATATAAACTACGACCGTTCCTTTCCGCTACAGTCACTCGCTTTCCACGGGACGATGCTTGAGCCTCCTCACTTCGTTGCGGGGTCTCAACCTACCGTTACCTCCCGTAGGAGTCGAGTGACTTTCGCTCCAATCCACTCATTTGTCTGTAGAAAGACTACTTTTTTTAGATTGTCCTTCAATTATCACAGTATACTTCCCCTAATTGAATGCAAAAACACCCCCAGCCGACAAAGGGCCAGAGGTGCTACCATTATCTCTTAAAGTTTCGATCTTAAATAAGCATCAATAAACGGATCCAAATCGCCGTCCATAACTGCTTGTGTATTGCCGACCTCCGTGTTTGTACGGTGGTCTTTTACCATGGAGTAAGGATGGAACACATAGGAACGGATCTGGGAACCCCAGCCGATTTCCTTCTGCTCGCCGCGGATCTCATCCAGTTCCGCCTGCTGCTCATCCAGCTTCTTTTGATAAAGCTTAGCTTGCAACATTTTCATCGCGCGCTCACGGTTTTTAATCTGGGAACGCTCTGTTTGACATGTTACAACCACATTGGTCGGGATATGCGTTATACGAACCGCGGAATCGGTCGTATTGATATGCTGTCCACCCGCTCCACTTGCACGGTACGTATCAATTTTCAGATCCTCCGTACGAATATCGATCTCAATGTTATCGTCAAACTCCGGCATAACCTCACAAGAAACAAAGCTTGTGTGACGGCGGCCAGATGAATCGAACGGAGATATACGCACAAGACGGTGTACCCCTTTTTCCGCCTTCAAATAACCATAAGCATTGTGACCTTTAATCAATAATGTCACACTCTTGATTCCCGCTTCGTCTCCTGGCAGATAATCAAGCGTCTCCACTTTAAAGCCTTTACGTTCAGCCCAACGAGTGTACATACGCAACAGCAAGGAACCCCAATCCTGTGACTCCGTACCGCCAGCACCAGGATGCAGCTCAAGAATCGCATTGTTCTTGTCATGCTCACCGCTCAACAATAATTGAAGTTCAAACTTGTTGAAATCCTCTGCTACTGTTTTCACTTCACTGCCTAGCTCTGCTTGCAGCTCCGCATCTGGCTCTTCTTTTACCAATTCATATGTCAGCTGCAGGTTTTCATAGTTCTCACTCAACTCATGAAACTGTCCTACAGGCTCTTTCAAAGCGTTCGCTTCGTTGATGACGACCTGCGCTGCATTCTGGTTGTTCCAGAATTCCGGGTTGGACATCTCATTATCAAGCTCGGCAATACGACGTTCTTTGGCCTCTAAGTCAAAGAGACCCCCTAAACTCGACTAATCGCTTAGCCATCTTTTCTAACTCGTGACGAATTTCTACTAATTCCATTTATTTCACCTCATAAAATTTTCACTAACACGGATTTAACCCTCATTAAACGAACAGGGCAACTAATAGTCTATATTATCGTATTTCACAAAAATAAAAAAGTACCTGAGTGATTGTGCTCAAAAGAAGGAGCCAGAATAACAGGGTAACGCGATTATTTCCTTTGCTAAAATAGCTATTTCAAAAGTTAATCCGAAACGCGACCGCTGGACCCATTCGAAGGGCTCATTTTCTATTTTCGGTTATTCAAACGTTGGTTTAAAAAGAACTATATTAAAGTAGTAAAAACACCGAAAAACCGCCTTTTTTCACCTTATCCTACAATAGCTATTTCAAAAGTTAATCCCAATCAGAACGGCTGTATCTATTGGGATCCCTGTATTTCTGTTTCCGCTTATTCAAACGTTGGTTTAAAAAGAACTATTTCAGAAAATATATACATCCTCTATTTACATGGAAAAAGTGAGGCCGATTAAGCCCCACTCTCCCCAAAACCACCATTAGTTTTTTCCGCAGCAGTTTTTATATTTCTTTCCGCTTCCGCAGATGCAAGCATCATTACGGCCAACGTCCATTACTTTTTTTACTGGTTTTTTCTTTGGAGGCTCTCCGCCGCTCTCTTTAGGAACAACCGCTTGGCCTTTTGCCACTTCTTCACGTTGCAGGTTGTTGCGGATTTGTGCCTTCATGACATACTTCGCTACATCTTCTTCGATAGAAGCAATCATCGTTTCAAACATCGCAAAACCTTCGAATTGATACTCACGAAGCGGATCAATCTGACCGTATGCACGCAAGTGAATACCTTGACGCAACTGATCCATAGCATCGATATGATCCATCCACTTGCTGTCCACCGCACGAAGAACGATAACTTTCTCGAACTCACGCATTTGTTCCGGTGTAAGCTCCTGTTCCTTTTCATCATAGCGAGCTTTTACTTTCACGACGATAAGCTCGGACATTTCTTCCGGCTCTTTACCGCGAAGGTCGTTAAGTGTAACTGCGCCTTCCTCTAAAAGGTTCGCATCTACATAATCAATAATTCCTTGCAGGTTCCAATCTTCCGGAACTTCCTCATTTGGAGTATAAAGGCCTACTTGACGCTCAATTGTGGAAACAAGCATTCTTTCCACCACTTCACGCAAGTTTTCGGAATCCAACACTTCAAAACGCTGCTTGTAAATGACTTCACGCTGTTGACGAAGAACATCGTCATATTGCAATAGCTGTTTACGTGCATCAAAGTTGTTACCCTCCACACGTTTCTGCGCTGATTCCACCGCACGGGAAACCATTTTACTTTGGATTGGCTGCGTATCATCCATACCCAAACGCTCCATCATTGTTTTCATATTGTCAGAGCCAAAGCGGCGCATCAGTTCATCTTCCATGGAAAGATAGAATTGCGTCACACCTGGGTCTCCTTGACGTCCGGAACGACCACGAAGCTGGTTATCAATACGACGGGACTCATGACGCTCTGTACCGATTACAGCAAGACCGCCCACCTCTATCACGCCTTCTCCAAGCTTGATGTCTGTACCACGACCGGCCATGTTCGTTGCGATCGTTACAGAACCCTTTTGACCAGCTCCAAGGATAATATCCGCTTCACGAGCATGGTTTTTCGCATTCAACACGTCATGCTTAATGCCGCGTTTTGTAAGAAGTTTAGAGATAACCTCAGACGTCTCGATTGCGACCGTACCAACAAGCACAGGTTGTCCAATTTTGTTACGTTCTGCGATATCATCCGCCACCGCATTGAATTTGCCTTCAATCGTTTTGAAAATAAGATCTGCACGGTCATCACGCACGATATCTTTGTTTGTCGGGATGGCAATAACGCTCATATTATAAATGTTACGGAACTCCTCTTCCTCTGTTTTCGCTGTACCAGTCATCCCGGCAAGCTTTTCGTACATACGGAAGTAGTTCTGGAACGTGATCGTTGCAAGAGTCATGCTCTCATTTTGGATATCCAAGCCTTCTTTTGCCTCGATTGCTTGGTGAAGTCCGTCAGAATAGCGGCGGCCTTTCATCAAACGACCTGTAAATTGGTCAACGATGACTACCTCGCCTTCCTGCACGACATAATCTACATCATGATGCATTGTTACATGAGCTTTCAATGCCTGGTTGATATGATGATTCAACGTAACATTACCCACATCAAACAGATTCTCGATGCCAAATGCTTTCTCCGACTTCGTAATTCCGTCTTCTGTCAACTGCACACCTTTTGTTTTCACATCATATGTGTAATCAACATCTTTCACCAATGTACGTGCAAATGCGTTTGCTTGGATATACAATGCTGCAGACTTCTGGGCGCTACCAGAAATAATCAATGGCGTTCGCGCTTCATCGATTAAAATGGAGTCAACTTCATCGATGACGGCATAATGAAGCGGACGCTGTACCATCTGCTCTTTGTACAACACCATGTTGTCACGCAGATAATCAAATCCGAACTCATTGTTTGTACCATAGGTGATATCCGCTTTATACGCTTCAATTTTCTCATCACGGGACAGTCCGTTCAGGTTCAATCCGACAGTAAGGCCAAGGAACTCATAAAGCTGACCCATTTCTGTTGCGTCACGGCTTGCCAAGTATTCATTGACCGTTACAACATGGACGCCTTTTCCAGTGATCGCGTTCAGGTAAACAGGCATCGTTGCCGTTAACGTTTTACCTTCCCCCGTTTTCATCTCGGAAATGTTTCCTTCATGTAAGGATACGCCCCCCATGAGCTGTACTTTATAAGGATAAAGTCCGAGTACACGCTTAGACGCCTCGCGAACGATCGCAAAAGCCTCAACCATCATGTCCTCAAGCTTCTCACCTTTTTGATAACGCCCTTGGAATTCAGCCGTTTTCTCTTTTAGCTGCTCATCCGTAAGCCTTGCCACATCAGCACTAAGGGAATCTATCTGATCCGCCATTTTTTCCAGACGTTTCAATTGACGCTTATTCATATCAAACACTTTATTTAATAAACCAAGCATACAAACGCTCCTCTGTAACTATAGTCTTATAGCCTAAATAATATATAAATTTTAACACTTATTGGGGGTGGGTACAACTTATTACCGGATTTACGACAACGTTTTCCATTTCTCGAAATTTGTCAAGAAGATTTCTGTCGAAACAACAAATATATTTTTCGCAATTGGCTATTCCATTTTTAGTAAAATGGCCCTATAATCATTCTGTCACAACAAAATTTTTGACAAAATCGGAGGAACAAAGCGTGTTAAAAAGTAAATTTTTTGTCGTTGTCCTAGCTTTTATTTTTGTACTATCTTCACTTGCTACACCTGTTGCAAATGCCTCTGGCTCATTTTTTAAAGATACAAATCTTGAACAAGCAGTAATGGACAGTCTTGAAGTGGACGAACTAGATGAGAACAGTTTCGCAGACTTCATTGAGCTATACGGTTCTGATTATGGAATCGATAGTTTAGAAGGTTTAGAGAAATATGGTACAAACCTTGTCACTTTATTTTTGGATAGCAACAACATCTCTGATTTATCTCCATTATCCAACTTGACTCAAATAGAATACCTAGATCTTTCCTATAATAATATTTCCAACATCAAACCTCTTAGCGGGTTAAAAGATTCTTTCTTATCACTTGGATATAACAACATCTCTGATATTTCTATTTTCAATGGTTGGACATCAGCATGGTTGGACCTTTCAGGTAACAACATTTCTGATATCACACCATTGAAAAACTTAACAGAAGGTGTCGTTTTCATAACGGAAAATCCATTGAACGATAAATCATTAGAATTAATTAAACAACTTGAAAAAAATGAAAATCTTATGATCATTCATGACGGCTCTAAATTTGCTGAACGCCTTTCTGGTCAATCTAGATTTGAAACAGCTGTTGAGATCTCCATGACAGGTTGGTATGAAGCAGATACAGTAGTACTTGCAAACGGATTGAACTTTCCTGATGCACTTGCTGGAGGACCATTGGCATATGCAATGGATGCACCAATCCTATTAACTCGCCCTGAAACATTACATGCAGCAACAAAAGAAGAAATCCTTCGTTTGGGAGCAAGGAAAGTAGTCATTCTAGGCGGAAAAGCAGCAGTATCGGAAAAAGTTGAAAATCAACTTAAAGCACTAGACATCAAGATTGATAGAA
Proteins encoded in this region:
- a CDS encoding S8 family serine peptidase; the protein is MKQKLVAAFMPLLVLVLVFSTFTTNGVSANTGNENLELATLQGDFDLSSSKAVKVIVELKEESIVEAKHKGKKQSKQNLKSARDKVKKEVAARTSKNKVEREYDHVFSGFSLEIPANEIPSLLATPGVKAVYPNVEYTTTEVVSEEEFSPAMVDSAPFIGSNEAWDLGFTGEGVTVAVIDTGVDYTHPDLAPNFGEYLGWDFVDNDADPQETPTGDPRGAATTHGSHVAGTVAANGQIKGVAPDATLLAYRVLGPGGSGSTENVVAAIERAVLDGADVMNLSLGNSLNAPDWATSIALDQAMAEGVVAVTSNGNAGPNNWTVGSPGTSREAISVGATQLPYNVFTATTTTSDGVSYESSAVQGFPSEEALLELNDQDFELVDVGFGAPADFAGKDLTGKVALISRGAGIAFVDKATEAKKAGAVGAVLYNNVAGDMPLIPGMAVPTIMLNQADGQALLAKVDDVTVSFDIAFSERVGETMAGFSSRGPVVDTWMIKPDVSAPGVNIVSTVPTFDPANPHGYGAKQGTSMASPHVAGAAAVILQANPEWGVYEVKSALMNTAEKLIDPVTDKEYAHNSQGAGSIRVVDALQAETLVNPGSYSFGVFDKKKGKQVEKQKFEIQNLSNKTKKYNMEFSFKNEVGKHVKVTTSKNLKVNPGKTQKVNVNVQVDASKLEPGYYEGHLVVTEGDTEIQVPTILFIGEPDYPRVTHFGFTPMGDNKFEFYSYLPGGAEELEVWVFSADMSVEIGTALTASDLGKGYNYHDWDGKLIDGTELPAGTYRVAVYAKKGNSSRAILAADPLTIQ
- the cccB gene encoding cytochrome c551; this translates as MKKYFMAFVLGSSLLTLAACGGGDEEQETSGGGEFTMVENEEAQQLYQSCIGCHGNNMEGASGPNLQKVGSKYSQEEIESIINNGQGNMPAGLVPEEDATVLAEWLAQHK
- a CDS encoding YitT family protein, whose product is MSRKNRNGYQVNPVYQRVKEYTYVVLGSAIVALAFNLFLLPNQVASGGVSGISTILKALLDWEPGIVQLCFNIPLFLAGVILLGKQFGLKTLVGTITLPLIVLWTSNVTPATQDPLLGSLFGGIGVGLGLGLVFRGRASTGGTDLAAQIIHKYTGLTLGACVAMIDGLIVISAAVVFDLELGMYALIGLFVTSKTIDFVQVGLGYSKMAIIITKKEEEVKGAILTKIDRGVTKLAAYGGYTENELPVLMCVVDQTEFTKLKQVVRTIDPSAFVVVTNASEVLGEGFKRE
- the prfB gene encoding peptide chain release factor 2 (programmed frameshift) codes for the protein MELVEIRHELEKMAKRLVEFRGSLDLEAKERRIAELDNEMSNPEFWNNQNAAQVVINEANALKEPVGQFHELSENYENLQLTYELVKEEPDAELQAELGSEVKTVAEDFNKFELQLLLSGEHDKNNAILELHPGAGGTESQDWGSLLLRMYTRWAERKGFKVETLDYLPGDEAGIKSVTLLIKGHNAYGYLKAEKGVHRLVRISPFDSSGRRHTSFVSCEVMPEFDDNIEIDIRTEDLKIDTYRASGAGGQHINTTDSAVRITHIPTNVVVTCQTERSQIKNRERAMKMLQAKLYQKKLDEQQAELDEIRGEQKEIGWGSQIRSYVFHPYSMVKDHRTNTEVGNTQAVMDGDLDPFIDAYLRSKL
- the secA gene encoding preprotein translocase subunit SecA; translated protein: MLGLLNKVFDMNKRQLKRLEKMADQIDSLSADVARLTDEQLKEKTAEFQGRYQKGEKLEDMMVEAFAIVREASKRVLGLYPYKVQLMGGVSLHEGNISEMKTGEGKTLTATMPVYLNAITGKGVHVVTVNEYLASRDATEMGQLYEFLGLTVGLNLNGLSRDEKIEAYKADITYGTNNEFGFDYLRDNMVLYKEQMVQRPLHYAVIDEVDSILIDEARTPLIISGSAQKSAALYIQANAFARTLVKDVDYTYDVKTKGVQLTEDGITKSEKAFGIENLFDVGNVTLNHHINQALKAHVTMHHDVDYVVQEGEVVIVDQFTGRLMKGRRYSDGLHQAIEAKEGLDIQNESMTLATITFQNYFRMYEKLAGMTGTAKTEEEEFRNIYNMSVIAIPTNKDIVRDDRADLIFKTIEGKFNAVADDIAERNKIGQPVLVGTVAIETSEVISKLLTKRGIKHDVLNAKNHAREADIILGAGQKGSVTIATNMAGRGTDIKLGEGVIEVGGLAVIGTERHESRRIDNQLRGRSGRQGDPGVTQFYLSMEDELMRRFGSDNMKTMMERLGMDDTQPIQSKMVSRAVESAQKRVEGNNFDARKQLLQYDDVLRQQREVIYKQRFEVLDSENLREVVERMLVSTIERQVGLYTPNEEVPEDWNLQGIIDYVDANLLEEGAVTLNDLRGKEPEEMSELIVVKVKARYDEKEQELTPEQMREFEKVIVLRAVDSKWMDHIDAMDQLRQGIHLRAYGQIDPLREYQFEGFAMFETMIASIEEDVAKYVMKAQIRNNLQREEVAKGQAVVPKESGGEPPKKKPVKKVMDVGRNDACICGSGKKYKNCCGKN
- a CDS encoding cell wall-binding repeat-containing protein produces the protein MLKSKFFVVVLAFIFVLSSLATPVANASGSFFKDTNLEQAVMDSLEVDELDENSFADFIELYGSDYGIDSLEGLEKYGTNLVTLFLDSNNISDLSPLSNLTQIEYLDLSYNNISNIKPLSGLKDSFLSLGYNNISDISIFNGWTSAWLDLSGNNISDITPLKNLTEGVVFITENPLNDKSLELIKQLEKNENLMIIHDGSKFAERLSGQSRFETAVEISMTGWYEADTVVLANGLNFPDALAGGPLAYAMDAPILLTRPETLHAATKEEILRLGARKVVILGGKAAVSEKVENQLKALDIKIDRINGADRYETAKKIADRLGSQHDEVVVVSGKNFPDALSIAPYAAMNELPILLVAPDKVPASTKTVLSKATKTLVIGGHAAIGKSLEKEFPNHTRISGANRYETAANVMEKLEMDPMHVFVANGRGFADALTGSVLAGYYGSPLLLVNPDEAPEATMMAVEEYNINNFTILGGEASVPEFVVDQLLRD